One window of the Bradyrhizobium sp. NP1 genome contains the following:
- a CDS encoding deoxyguanosinetriphosphate triphosphohydrolase, whose product MSVGMAAPRAPYACDPDESRGRLVAEPPSRTRSPFRRDCDRVIHSTAFRRLKHKTQVFVFHEGDHYRTRLTHSLEVAQIARALARQLGLDEDLTETLALAHDLGHPPFGHAGERALDRCLKAAGGFDHNAQTLRVLTALEHRYPEFDGLNLTWESLEGIVKHNGPLTDRGGAPVGRYRDGGIPIGIADYVTHYDLELWSFASLEAQAAAIADDIAYDAHDIDDGLRAGLFALDDLRVMPLAAEIIDTIDRRYGGLDDDRRSAEFVRELISYLISAVFAEAVRRLDVVQPQSAQDVRSHSETLIAFPPQVAQEEAAIKGFLKQHMYRHARVMRVMGEAEQVVSDLFARYQANPRDLPAEWLDGGKRESEPERARRIGNFIAGMTDRFALIEHQRLFDSTPELR is encoded by the coding sequence GTGTCGGTCGGAATGGCTGCCCCCCGCGCGCCCTATGCCTGCGACCCCGACGAGAGCCGCGGCCGGCTGGTCGCGGAGCCGCCGAGCCGGACCCGCAGCCCGTTCCGCCGCGACTGCGACCGGGTGATCCACTCCACCGCCTTCCGCAGGCTGAAGCACAAGACGCAGGTCTTCGTGTTCCACGAAGGCGACCATTACCGCACCCGGCTCACACATTCGCTTGAAGTCGCGCAGATCGCCCGGGCCCTGGCGCGGCAGCTTGGGCTCGACGAGGATCTCACGGAAACGCTGGCGCTGGCGCATGACCTCGGCCACCCGCCGTTCGGCCACGCCGGCGAGCGCGCGCTCGACCGCTGCCTGAAAGCCGCTGGCGGGTTCGACCACAATGCGCAGACCCTGCGCGTCCTGACCGCGCTCGAACACCGCTATCCGGAATTCGACGGGCTCAACCTGACCTGGGAGTCGCTCGAGGGCATCGTCAAGCACAATGGCCCTCTGACCGACCGCGGCGGGGCACCGGTCGGGCGCTACCGCGATGGCGGCATTCCCATCGGCATCGCCGATTACGTCACACACTATGATCTGGAGCTATGGAGCTTCGCGTCGCTGGAGGCGCAGGCCGCGGCAATCGCCGACGACATCGCCTATGATGCGCACGACATCGACGACGGCCTTCGCGCCGGCCTGTTTGCCCTCGACGACTTGCGCGTGATGCCGCTCGCCGCCGAGATCATCGATACGATCGACCGGCGCTATGGCGGGCTCGACGACGACCGCCGCAGCGCCGAGTTCGTGCGCGAGCTGATTTCCTACCTGATCTCGGCGGTCTTTGCCGAAGCAGTCAGGCGCCTCGATGTGGTCCAGCCGCAATCGGCGCAGGACGTTCGCAGCCACAGCGAGACCCTGATCGCGTTTCCGCCCCAGGTGGCGCAGGAAGAGGCGGCGATCAAGGGCTTCCTGAAACAGCACATGTATCGCCACGCGCGGGTGATGCGGGTGATGGGCGAGGCGGAACAGGTGGTGTCCGACCTGTTTGCCCGCTACCAGGCCAACCCCCGCGATCTGCCGGCCGAATGGCTCGACGGCGGCAAGCGCGAAAGCGAGCCCGAACGCGCGCGACGGATCGGCAATTTCATCGCCGGGATGACCGACCGTTTCGCGCTGATCGAGCACCAAAGGCTTTTTGACTCGACCCCGGAATTGCGTTAG
- the ilvD gene encoding dihydroxy-acid dehydratase produces MDAKTNIKSRLPSRHVTEGPARAPHRSYLYAMGLTTEQIHQPFVGVASCWNEAAPCNISLMRQAQAVKKGVAAAGGTPREFCTITVTDGMAMGHDGMRSSLPSRECIADSVELTVRGHAYDALVGLAGCDKSLPGMMMAMLRLNVPSIFIYGGSILPGNFRGQQVTVQDMFEAVGKHSVGEMSDADLDEIERVACPSAGACGAQFTANTMATVSEAIGLALPYSAGAPAPYEIRDAFCMTAGEQVMELVRANVRPRDIVTRKALENAAAVVAASGGSTNAGLHLPAIAHECGIKFDLFDVAEIFKKTPYVADLKPGGRYVAKDMFEAGGIPLLMKTLLDNGYLHGDCLTVTGRTIAENLKSVKWNPHQDVVRPADKPITATGGVVGLKGNLAPEGAIVKVAGMSNLRFTGPARCFDREEDAFEAVQNRTYKEGDVIVIRYEGPRGGPGMREMLSTTAALTGQGMGGKIALITDGRFSGATRGFCIGHVGPEAAVGGPIGLLEDGDIIEIDAVAGTLNVKLTEAALIQRKTKWRPRETNHTSGALWKYAQQVGPAVSGAVTHPGGAHESQCYADI; encoded by the coding sequence ATGGACGCCAAGACGAACATCAAGAGCAGGCTCCCGAGCCGTCACGTGACGGAAGGGCCCGCGCGCGCGCCCCATCGCTCCTACCTCTACGCCATGGGTCTGACGACAGAGCAGATCCACCAGCCTTTCGTTGGCGTGGCGTCCTGCTGGAATGAGGCCGCACCCTGCAACATCTCGCTGATGCGCCAGGCCCAGGCCGTGAAGAAGGGCGTTGCGGCCGCTGGCGGCACGCCGCGCGAATTCTGCACCATCACAGTCACCGACGGCATGGCCATGGGCCATGACGGCATGCGCTCCTCGCTGCCGTCGCGCGAATGCATCGCCGACTCGGTCGAACTGACCGTCCGCGGCCATGCCTATGACGCGCTCGTTGGCCTCGCCGGCTGCGACAAGTCCCTGCCGGGCATGATGATGGCGATGCTGCGGCTCAACGTGCCCTCGATCTTCATCTATGGCGGCTCGATCCTGCCCGGCAATTTCCGCGGCCAGCAGGTCACGGTGCAGGACATGTTCGAGGCCGTCGGCAAGCACTCCGTCGGGGAGATGTCCGATGCCGATCTCGACGAGATCGAGCGCGTTGCATGTCCCTCGGCCGGCGCGTGCGGCGCACAATTCACCGCCAACACCATGGCGACCGTCTCCGAGGCGATCGGGCTCGCGCTGCCATACTCGGCCGGCGCGCCGGCGCCGTACGAGATCCGCGACGCCTTCTGCATGACCGCAGGCGAGCAGGTGATGGAATTGGTGCGCGCCAATGTCCGCCCGCGCGACATCGTCACCCGCAAGGCGCTGGAGAACGCCGCGGCGGTGGTAGCCGCGTCCGGCGGCTCGACCAATGCCGGGCTGCATCTGCCGGCCATTGCCCATGAATGCGGCATCAAGTTCGACCTGTTCGACGTCGCTGAAATCTTCAAAAAGACGCCCTATGTCGCGGATTTGAAGCCGGGCGGCCGCTATGTCGCCAAAGACATGTTTGAAGCTGGCGGCATACCGCTTCTGATGAAGACGCTGCTCGACAACGGCTATCTCCACGGCGATTGCTTGACCGTGACGGGCCGCACGATCGCCGAAAACCTCAAAAGCGTGAAATGGAATCCGCACCAGGATGTGGTGCGGCCGGCCGACAAGCCGATCACCGCCACGGGCGGCGTCGTCGGCCTGAAGGGAAATCTCGCGCCAGAAGGGGCGATCGTGAAAGTCGCGGGTATGTCCAATCTGAGGTTTACCGGCCCGGCCCGCTGCTTCGACCGCGAGGAGGACGCCTTCGAGGCCGTCCAGAACCGCACCTACAAAGAGGGCGACGTCATCGTCATCCGCTACGAGGGGCCGCGGGGCGGTCCCGGCATGCGGGAGATGCTGTCCACCACGGCGGCGCTGACCGGGCAGGGCATGGGCGGCAAGATCGCGCTCATTACCGATGGTCGTTTCTCGGGCGCCACCCGCGGCTTCTGCATTGGCCATGTCGGGCCGGAGGCCGCCGTCGGCGGGCCGATCGGCCTGCTCGAGGACGGCGACATCATCGAGATCGACGCCGTCGCCGGGACTCTTAACGTAAAATTGACTGAAGCCGCATTGATCCAGCGCAAAACCAAATGGCGCCCTCGCGAGACTAATCATACGTCGGGCGCGCTCTGGAAGTATGCACAGCAGGTTGGCCCTGCGGTTTCAGGAGCCGTTACTCACCCAGGTGGTGCGCACGAGAGTCAGTGTTATGCGGACATCTGA
- the erpA gene encoding iron-sulfur cluster insertion protein ErpA: MTAAAVTISERAARRIGEILKGEGSDAKLRISVEGGGCSGFQYKFDIDHAQTDDDLVIARDDAVVLVDSASVPFLAGSEVDFVDDLIGASFRVNNPNATASCGCGTSFSI; the protein is encoded by the coding sequence ATGACTGCTGCTGCCGTCACCATCAGCGAGCGCGCCGCCCGCCGTATTGGCGAGATCCTCAAGGGCGAAGGCAGCGATGCCAAGCTGCGCATTTCGGTCGAGGGCGGCGGCTGCTCCGGCTTCCAGTACAAATTCGACATCGATCATGCCCAGACCGACGACGATCTCGTGATCGCGCGCGACGACGCGGTGGTGCTGGTCGATTCGGCCTCGGTCCCCTTCCTTGCGGGATCGGAGGTCGATTTCGTCGACGACCTGATCGGCGCCTCCTTCCGTGTGAACAATCCCAACGCAACCGCGTCCTGCGGTTGCGGCACCAGTTTTTCGATCTAA
- the xth gene encoding exodeoxyribonuclease III, translating to MRIATWNVNSIRQRLEHLLTWLKECSPDIVCLQEIKCTDEAFPRLEIEDLGYNVVTHGQKTFNGVALLSKLPFDETKSGLAGDDEDAHARFLEGVVTLKKGVLRIACLYLPNGNPVGSDKYPYKLNWMSRLLEYSKERLKTEEPLILAGDFNVIPRPEDVYNPPAWVEDALFRFTTRESFQSLLGLGLTDALRAVSDAPGQYTFWDYQAGAWQKNWGLRIDHLLLSPQASDRLIDVGIDSYVRGWEKPSDHVPVWADFDLETA from the coding sequence ATGCGCATCGCCACCTGGAACGTCAATTCGATCCGGCAGCGGCTCGAGCATCTCCTCACCTGGTTGAAGGAGTGCTCGCCCGACATCGTCTGCCTGCAGGAAATCAAGTGCACCGACGAGGCCTTCCCCAGGCTCGAGATCGAGGACCTCGGCTATAACGTCGTCACCCATGGGCAGAAGACCTTCAATGGCGTCGCGCTGCTCTCAAAGCTGCCGTTCGACGAGACCAAATCGGGGCTTGCCGGCGACGACGAGGATGCCCATGCGCGCTTCCTCGAAGGCGTGGTGACGCTGAAAAAGGGCGTGCTGCGCATCGCCTGCCTCTATCTGCCCAACGGCAATCCGGTCGGATCGGACAAATATCCCTACAAGCTCAACTGGATGTCGCGCCTTCTTGAGTACTCGAAGGAGCGACTTAAGACCGAGGAGCCGCTGATCCTCGCAGGCGACTTCAACGTCATCCCGAGGCCCGAGGACGTCTACAACCCCCCGGCCTGGGTCGAGGACGCCCTGTTCCGCTTCACGACCCGCGAGAGCTTCCAATCCCTGCTCGGCCTCGGGCTGACCGACGCCCTGAGGGCGGTCAGCGATGCTCCGGGCCAGTACACGTTCTGGGACTACCAGGCCGGCGCCTGGCAGAAGAACTGGGGCCTGAGGATCGACCATCTCCTGCTGTCGCCGCAGGCCAGCGACCGCCTGATCGACGTCGGCATCGACAGCTATGTCCGCGGCTGGGAGAAGCCGTCGGACCACGTGCCGGTCTGGGCGGATTTCGATCTGGAGACGGCCTGA
- a CDS encoding ScpA family protein, with protein MTAEILSFETGRPAEIAESEPSLVVDVGGYEGPLDLLLALARQQKVDLAKISILALADQYLAFIEAARKIRLELAADYLVMAAWLAYLKSRLLLPEPPTPDGPSAEEMATALANRLRRLEAIREAANRLINRPQLQRDIFPRGNPEAIAEIKHPKFTATLFDLLTAYAVQRQQRVLTSVHLTKRTVWSLAEARASLERLVGIAEDWSCLDDFLMGYVVEPSQRATVFASSFAAALELVREGEMELNQKEAFAPLYFRKRPPQPAAPEVTAE; from the coding sequence ATGACCGCTGAGATCCTTTCCTTCGAGACCGGGCGCCCTGCCGAAATCGCCGAGAGCGAGCCGTCGCTGGTCGTCGACGTCGGAGGCTATGAGGGACCGCTCGACCTGTTGCTGGCGCTGGCCCGCCAACAGAAGGTCGATCTCGCCAAGATCTCGATCCTGGCGCTCGCCGACCAGTACCTCGCTTTCATCGAGGCGGCCCGCAAGATCCGCCTCGAGCTTGCCGCCGACTATCTCGTGATGGCGGCCTGGCTTGCGTATTTGAAGTCGCGCCTTTTGCTGCCGGAGCCTCCGACGCCGGACGGGCCGAGTGCGGAGGAAATGGCGACCGCGCTCGCCAACCGCCTGCGGCGCCTGGAAGCCATTCGCGAGGCCGCCAACCGCCTGATCAATCGCCCGCAATTGCAGCGCGACATCTTCCCGCGCGGCAATCCGGAAGCGATCGCCGAGATCAAGCATCCGAAATTCACCGCGACGCTGTTCGATCTGCTGACGGCCTATGCCGTGCAGCGCCAGCAGCGCGTCCTCACATCGGTTCATCTGACCAAACGCACGGTGTGGTCGCTGGCGGAGGCCCGCGCGTCGCTGGAGCGGCTGGTCGGCATCGCCGAGGACTGGAGCTGCCTCGACGATTTCCTGATGGGCTATGTCGTCGAGCCTTCGCAGCGCGCGACCGTCTTTGCCTCGAGCTTTGCCGCTGCGCTTGAACTGGTGCGCGAAGGCGAAATGGAACTGAACCAGAAAGAGGCGTTTGCGCCGCTGTATTTCCGCAAGCGTCCGCCGCAACCGGCCGCCCCTGAAGTGACCGCCGAGTAA
- the nagZ gene encoding beta-N-acetylhexosaminidase, with protein sequence MSMRAFIIGIAGTELAAAERAFIQAERPWGFILFKRNVDNPQQTAALVRELCDAAERPDAPVLIDQEGGRVQRLGPPHWPVYPAGAVFSALYDLESAAGLAAARLSARLIAADLADLGITVDCLPLADVPVAGADAVIGDRAYGTEPVKVAAIARAVTDGLEQGGVLPVLKHIPGHGRATADTHHRLPVVDTPKNELERTDFAAFRPLSDLPMAMTAHVVFSAIDPAQPATTSATMVEQVIRGVIGFQGLLMSDDVSMNALAGSIAERTRAIFAAGCDLVLHCNGKLDEMQDVARATPELSGRPLDRARLALAARKPPQPFDRGAARAELDALIDRVARA encoded by the coding sequence ATGAGCATGCGCGCCTTCATCATCGGGATAGCCGGAACCGAGCTTGCCGCTGCCGAGCGCGCTTTCATTCAGGCCGAGCGCCCTTGGGGCTTCATCCTGTTCAAACGCAATGTCGACAACCCGCAGCAAACCGCTGCGCTGGTTAGGGAATTGTGCGATGCGGCAGAACGCCCCGATGCCCCCGTCCTGATCGATCAGGAAGGCGGGCGGGTGCAGCGGCTGGGGCCGCCGCACTGGCCGGTCTACCCGGCCGGAGCCGTGTTCAGTGCCCTTTATGACCTCGAATCGGCGGCGGGTCTTGCCGCCGCCCGGCTCAGCGCCCGGCTGATTGCGGCCGATCTGGCCGATCTCGGCATCACGGTGGACTGTCTGCCGTTGGCCGACGTGCCCGTTGCCGGCGCCGACGCCGTGATCGGGGATCGTGCCTACGGCACCGAGCCGGTCAAGGTCGCGGCGATTGCCAGGGCCGTCACGGACGGCCTGGAGCAGGGCGGTGTGCTGCCGGTGTTGAAGCACATCCCCGGCCACGGGCGGGCGACCGCCGACACCCACCACCGGCTACCGGTGGTGGATACGCCGAAAAACGAGCTCGAACGGACCGATTTCGCGGCATTCCGGCCGCTTTCGGACCTGCCGATGGCCATGACCGCGCATGTTGTGTTTAGCGCCATCGACCCCGCCCAACCGGCGACGACTTCTGCGACAATGGTGGAACAGGTGATTCGCGGCGTAATCGGGTTCCAGGGTTTGTTGATGAGTGATGACGTGTCCATGAATGCCTTGGCGGGATCGATCGCCGAGCGGACGCGCGCGATCTTTGCCGCCGGCTGCGACCTGGTCCTGCATTGCAATGGGAAACTCGATGAAATGCAGGACGTTGCCCGTGCGACGCCGGAATTGTCGGGCAGGCCGCTCGACCGTGCGCGACTGGCGCTGGCTGCCCGCAAGCCGCCGCAGCCTTTCGACCGGGGCGCGGCGCGGGCCGAACTGGATGCGTTGATCGATCGGGTGGCGCGCGCATGA
- the argS gene encoding arginine--tRNA ligase has product MADKPLSSHLFADVLARVHAVCAALAREGSWPEGIDFSRVVVEPPRDASHGDMATNAAMVLAKEAKAKPRDLAEQIAAGLRADELIASVDVAGPGFINLTLRPKAWSDALRTILAEGVAYGKSAIGQGSKVNVEYVSANPTGPMHVGHCRGAVFGDALASLLTFAGYDVAREYYINDAGAQVDVLARSAFLRYREALGEDIGAIPEGLYPGDYLKPVGEVLAAEHGDKLKAMAEAQWLPIVRDKAVAMMMAAIKGDLAALNIKHDVFFSERSLIEGGNNRVAKTIDFLRAKGDVYEGRLPPPKGAPVEDWEDREQTLFRATAYGDDVDRPLLKSDGSYTYFASDIAYHKDKFDRGFRDLVDVWGADHGGYIKRMQAAVKAVTADQASLDVKIVQLVKLLRGGEPVKMSKRSGDFVTLREVVDEVGSDAVRFMMLFRKNDAVLDFDLAKVIEQSRDNAVFYVQYGHARGHSIFRNAREEVLPDLPEQAEARLGYLAKAPVERLTNPTELDLLKRLALYPRTVEAAASAHEPHRIAFYLYDLASEFHALWTKGRDLPYLRFIINNDAEITRARLAMVQGVVSVLASGLAILGVHAPTEMR; this is encoded by the coding sequence ATGGCCGATAAACCCTTATCCTCCCATCTTTTCGCCGACGTGCTCGCGCGCGTGCACGCCGTCTGCGCCGCGCTCGCCCGCGAGGGTAGCTGGCCCGAGGGCATCGACTTCTCGCGCGTCGTGGTCGAGCCGCCGCGCGACGCAAGCCATGGCGACATGGCGACCAATGCCGCGATGGTGCTCGCCAAGGAGGCCAAGGCAAAGCCGCGCGATCTTGCCGAGCAGATCGCCGCCGGACTGCGCGCCGACGAACTGATCGCCTCGGTCGATGTCGCGGGTCCCGGCTTCATCAATCTCACCTTGAGGCCGAAGGCCTGGTCGGATGCGCTGCGTACCATCCTCGCCGAGGGCGTCGCCTACGGCAAAAGCGCGATCGGGCAGGGCAGCAAGGTCAACGTCGAATATGTCTCGGCCAATCCGACAGGACCGATGCATGTCGGTCACTGCCGCGGCGCGGTGTTTGGTGACGCCCTGGCGAGCCTTCTCACCTTCGCCGGCTACGACGTCGCGCGCGAATACTACATCAACGATGCCGGCGCCCAGGTCGATGTGCTCGCGCGCTCTGCGTTCCTGCGCTACCGCGAGGCGCTCGGCGAAGACATCGGCGCGATCCCGGAAGGGCTCTATCCCGGCGATTACCTGAAGCCGGTGGGCGAGGTCCTCGCCGCCGAGCATGGCGACAAGCTCAAGGCGATGGCAGAAGCGCAATGGCTGCCGATCGTGCGCGACAAGGCGGTCGCGATGATGATGGCGGCGATCAAGGGCGACCTTGCCGCGCTCAACATCAAGCATGACGTGTTCTTCTCGGAGCGCTCGCTGATCGAGGGCGGCAACAACCGCGTCGCCAAGACCATCGATTTCCTGCGCGCCAAGGGCGACGTCTATGAAGGCCGGCTGCCGCCACCGAAGGGCGCGCCGGTCGAGGACTGGGAGGACCGCGAGCAGACGCTGTTTCGCGCCACCGCCTACGGCGACGACGTCGATCGTCCGCTGCTGAAGTCCGACGGCAGCTACACCTATTTCGCCTCCGACATCGCCTATCACAAGGACAAGTTCGATCGCGGCTTCCGCGATCTCGTCGACGTCTGGGGCGCCGATCACGGCGGCTACATCAAGCGCATGCAGGCCGCGGTGAAGGCGGTCACGGCGGATCAGGCGTCGCTCGACGTGAAGATCGTCCAGCTCGTGAAGCTCTTGCGCGGCGGCGAGCCGGTGAAGATGTCGAAGCGTTCGGGCGATTTCGTCACCTTGCGCGAAGTGGTCGACGAGGTCGGCTCGGATGCCGTGCGCTTCATGATGCTGTTCCGCAAGAACGATGCGGTGCTCGATTTCGACCTCGCCAAGGTGATCGAGCAGTCGCGCGACAACGCGGTGTTCTATGTCCAGTACGGTCACGCCCGCGGCCACTCGATCTTCCGCAATGCGCGGGAGGAGGTGCTGCCTGACCTGCCGGAACAGGCGGAGGCGCGGCTCGGCTACCTCGCCAAGGCCCCGGTCGAGCGCTTGACCAACCCCACCGAACTCGACCTGCTCAAGCGGCTCGCCCTCTATCCGCGGACCGTCGAGGCGGCGGCCTCAGCACATGAGCCACACCGAATCGCTTTTTACCTGTATGATCTCGCAAGTGAATTTCACGCGCTCTGGACGAAGGGGCGCGATCTGCCCTATTTACGCTTCATTATCAATAATGATGCAGAGATCACGAGGGCGCGACTGGCAATGGTTCAGGGCGTCGTCTCGGTTCTGGCATCCGGGCTGGCCATCCTTGGCGTCCATGCCCCGACCGAGATGCGGTAA
- the scpB gene encoding SMC-Scp complex subunit ScpB: protein MASLAEKRTEDVADVEEALPADQNVRPEELRLLEALLFAASEPLDQAALAKRMPDGVDVKAALAQLQAEYATRGVNLVRIANKWTFRTATDLAWLMTRESTETRRLSRAAIEVLAIIAYHQPVTRAEIEEIRGVITSKGTLDVLLETGWIKPRGRRKTPGRPLTFGTTEAFLSQFGLEGIGDLPGLDELKGTGLLDSRLPTGFSVPSPSDDPALREDEDPLEPGDLELALAPAVEPEHIPPAEPEKDENS from the coding sequence ATGGCCAGCCTGGCGGAAAAACGCACTGAGGATGTCGCCGATGTCGAGGAGGCTCTCCCTGCCGATCAGAATGTGCGGCCGGAAGAACTGCGCCTTCTCGAAGCGCTGTTGTTTGCGGCAAGCGAGCCGCTCGATCAGGCAGCGCTCGCCAAGCGCATGCCCGATGGCGTCGACGTCAAGGCGGCGCTCGCCCAGTTGCAGGCCGAGTATGCCACGCGCGGCGTGAATCTCGTCCGCATCGCCAACAAATGGACGTTCCGCACCGCGACCGATCTCGCTTGGCTGATGACGCGCGAGAGCACGGAGACGCGGCGGCTGTCGCGCGCAGCCATCGAGGTGCTGGCGATCATCGCCTATCACCAACCCGTGACGCGCGCCGAGATCGAGGAAATCCGCGGCGTGATCACTTCCAAGGGAACACTGGATGTTCTCCTGGAAACCGGCTGGATCAAGCCGCGCGGCCGCCGCAAGACGCCGGGCCGCCCGCTGACCTTCGGAACCACTGAAGCGTTCCTGTCGCAGTTCGGGCTGGAAGGTATCGGCGATCTGCCGGGGCTCGACGAGCTCAAGGGCACCGGCCTTCTCGACTCGCGCCTGCCGACGGGCTTCAGCGTGCCGTCGCCGTCGGACGATCCGGCCTTGCGCGAGGATGAGGACCCGCTCGAACCCGGCGATCTGGAACTGGCGCTCGCGCCAGCGGTCGAGCCGGAACACATCCCGCCGGCTGAGCCAGAAAAGGACGAGAACAGCTAG
- a CDS encoding tetratricopeptide repeat protein — translation MRTSERIIVAFLLGTAVLSAPARAFDGAPVNQEATLTAAQPGTAAALKKAVPPAAIPDAATSLTALQYAAEGGHPLAQWKLGRMYADGNGVVQDDLRAFDYFTKIASAHAEDSPWSPQSAIVANAFVALGRYYLAGIPNSRVKADPDRAREMFSYAASYFGSADAQYDLARMYLKTPDASRDDFTNGARWLGRAAQKGQHQAQALLGQMLFNGDRLPPQRARGLMWLTLARDGATTDEIWIKEAYNRAIQKASDDDRAMALKMLEQWVQGRQD, via the coding sequence ATGCGGACATCTGAGCGTATCATTGTTGCGTTTCTGCTCGGGACAGCTGTGCTGTCGGCGCCGGCGCGCGCCTTCGATGGTGCCCCGGTCAACCAGGAGGCGACGCTTACCGCCGCCCAGCCTGGAACCGCCGCCGCGCTGAAAAAGGCAGTCCCTCCGGCGGCAATTCCCGACGCCGCGACGTCACTGACCGCGTTGCAGTACGCTGCCGAGGGCGGCCACCCCCTGGCGCAGTGGAAGCTCGGGCGGATGTATGCCGATGGCAACGGCGTCGTTCAGGACGACCTGCGCGCCTTCGACTATTTCACCAAGATCGCCAGCGCCCATGCGGAAGACAGCCCCTGGTCGCCGCAATCGGCCATCGTCGCCAACGCCTTCGTGGCGCTCGGCCGCTACTATCTCGCGGGCATTCCCAACTCGCGGGTGAAGGCCGATCCGGACCGGGCGCGCGAGATGTTCTCCTACGCCGCCTCCTATTTCGGCAGCGCCGACGCGCAATACGATCTGGCGCGGATGTACCTGAAGACGCCGGATGCCTCGCGGGACGACTTCACCAACGGTGCGCGCTGGCTCGGCCGCGCCGCGCAGAAGGGCCAGCACCAGGCGCAGGCGCTGCTCGGCCAGATGCTGTTCAACGGCGACCGCCTGCCGCCGCAGCGGGCGCGCGGCCTGATGTGGCTGACGCTGGCGCGCGACGGCGCCACCACCGACGAGATCTGGATCAAGGAAGCCTATAACCGCGCCATCCAGAAGGCCTCCGACGACGACCGCGCCATGGCGCTCAAGATGCTGGAGCAGTGGGTCCAGGGCCGCCAGGACTAG
- a CDS encoding SPOR domain-containing protein → MANRYQDRRFPADYEDQGTDPHGRESDPLAELARLIGQTDPFGTTSRASQKVQPRSAPVPDPYPQEPEYDEAPPPAPPSWMQRANRQEIQPEARQPVYEEPEPEPEPDYQPSAVHPLHRYAQHPAPQEAYDEQPYEGEGEVEVDPSRYDDALYGQLEGEHDYQRDAAYPDDPYAYQQGYAEEGEDGGEKRRGGLLKVAAVLVLAVVGTGAAFAYRSYVSVPRSGDPPIIRADNSPTKVMPSPADGTPKVPDRMAVGDSAEKIVSREETPVDVNARAASGGPRVVFPPLNQNSNPPSPASVAPATIPAASAGPVPTNGTLPNNEPRKVRTLTVRGDQADGGQAAAPAVPGAAPAAKSPAAAAKAAAAKSSPSSANASANAPMSLTPEASPQAPAPDPRTRVAATNPTQAAPAPAASAGGNFMVQVSSQRSESDAQASFRALQGKFPGVLGSQTPVIRRADLGDKGTYYRAMVGPFGSAEEASQFCGNLKSAGGQCVVQRN, encoded by the coding sequence ATGGCTAATCGATACCAGGACAGGCGTTTTCCCGCCGACTACGAGGATCAGGGCACCGACCCGCATGGACGCGAAAGCGATCCGCTTGCGGAGCTTGCGCGTCTGATCGGTCAGACCGATCCCTTCGGCACCACCAGCCGCGCCAGCCAGAAGGTTCAGCCGCGCAGCGCTCCAGTGCCCGATCCCTATCCGCAAGAGCCCGAGTACGACGAGGCGCCGCCGCCTGCGCCACCGTCCTGGATGCAGCGCGCCAACCGCCAGGAGATCCAGCCGGAAGCCAGACAGCCCGTCTACGAAGAGCCCGAACCTGAGCCCGAGCCGGACTATCAGCCGAGCGCGGTGCATCCGCTGCATCGTTACGCGCAGCATCCTGCGCCGCAGGAGGCATATGACGAGCAGCCGTACGAGGGCGAGGGCGAGGTCGAGGTCGATCCGTCGCGCTACGACGACGCGCTCTACGGCCAGCTCGAGGGCGAGCACGATTACCAGCGTGACGCCGCCTATCCCGACGACCCCTATGCCTATCAGCAGGGCTATGCGGAAGAGGGTGAAGATGGCGGCGAGAAGCGCCGCGGCGGCTTGCTGAAGGTCGCGGCAGTGCTGGTGCTGGCAGTGGTCGGGACGGGGGCGGCATTCGCCTATCGCAGCTATGTCAGTGTGCCGCGCAGCGGCGACCCGCCGATCATCCGCGCCGACAACAGTCCGACCAAGGTCATGCCGTCGCCAGCCGACGGGACACCCAAGGTGCCCGATCGCATGGCCGTCGGCGACAGTGCCGAGAAGATCGTCTCGCGCGAGGAGACGCCCGTCGACGTCAATGCGCGGGCCGCCAGCGGCGGTCCCCGTGTCGTGTTCCCGCCGCTGAACCAGAACAGCAACCCGCCATCGCCAGCGAGCGTCGCGCCGGCCACCATCCCGGCTGCGAGCGCGGGCCCGGTCCCGACCAACGGTACGCTGCCGAACAACGAGCCGCGCAAGGTCAGGACATTGACCGTGCGCGGCGACCAGGCTGACGGCGGACAAGCCGCTGCGCCCGCCGTTCCGGGCGCTGCGCCGGCGGCCAAATCGCCGGCGGCGGCCGCGAAGGCGGCCGCGGCAAAGTCATCGCCGTCGTCGGCCAATGCCAGCGCCAATGCGCCGATGTCGCTCACGCCGGAAGCCTCGCCGCAGGCGCCCGCGCCCGACCCGCGGACCCGGGTTGCCGCAACCAATCCGACCCAGGCCGCGCCTGCGCCCGCAGCGAGCGCGGGCGGCAATTTCATGGTCCAGGTCTCCTCGCAGCGCAGTGAGTCCGACGCGCAGGCATCCTTCCGGGCGCTGCAGGGCAAGTTCCCCGGCGTGCTGGGCTCGCAGACACCAGTGATCCGGCGCGCCGATCTCGGCGACAAGGGCACCTATTACCGTGCCATGGTGGGACCATTCGGCTCGGCGGAGGAGGCATCGCAATTCTGCGGCAACCTGAAGAGCGCGGGCGGCCAGTGCGTCGTCCAAAGGAATTGA